One segment of Manihot esculenta cultivar AM560-2 chromosome 4, M.esculenta_v8, whole genome shotgun sequence DNA contains the following:
- the LOC110612640 gene encoding calmodulin-like protein 4, translated as MAYSMQYSREYNITPYHYPNHQPTNEEKPSMCDDKPAAVGFWGSSPAVPQDVWFPSNPTPPPPRSYYVPSNPFRTNNYKSAPVPLTEDQVRQIFMKFDLNGDNVLSREEIRQAFNYLGAMFPAQKARQGIKLADANGDGVVDMSEMEDLVKYAYNLGYVVR; from the coding sequence ATGGCTTACTCTATGCAATACTCCCGAGAATACAACATCACTCCTTATCATTACCCAAACCATCAGCCAACGAATGAGGAGAAGCCCTCAATGTGTGATGACAAGCCTGCAGCTGTTGGTTTCTGGGGATCATCTCCTGCTGTTCCCCAAGATGTTTGGTTTCCAAGCAATCcaactcctccaccaccacgTTCATATTATGTTCCCTCCAATCCCTTCCGTACCAACAACTACAAAAGTGCTCCTGTTCCCCTGACTGAAGACCAAGTGAGGCAAATTTTCATGAAGTTCGACCTGAACGGAGACAATGTTCTTAGCAGGGAAGAGATTAGACAAGCTTTCAATTATCTCGGTGCCATGTTCCCTGCTCAAAAGGCCCGTCAAGGGATCAAACTTGCTGATGCTAATGGAGATGGAGTTGTGGACATGTCAGAGATGGAAGATCTCGTCAAATATGCTTACAACCTTGGATATGTTGTTAGGTAA
- the LOC122723477 gene encoding uncharacterized protein LOC122723477 — MSRSAERCLPFFKKLRKVLNFEWIEDCREAFKELKSYLSSPHVLNSPLEGEELLIYLLASEQAVSAVLVRVEGGEQKPVFYVSKVLKDAEIRYLNIEKIAYALLLAVRKFRVYLESHQGVVMTDQPLKKILHRSKTSGRMLAWSIEISPYCLEYRPHTAIKSQALADFIAECSFSEKQAGPGETPPEAPEGERERQSAREFNWKLYVDGASSAGGSGAGIMLKGPEGFKVCYALRLEFKASNNVAEYEALINGMIIAMEVGVTDLEINSDSQLVINQITGAYQARDQIMQNYLAKVKAIEAELVEQGIMVRYQRIPREDNEEADLLSQLSKEELEQLPDEVYIQHISTPAFDKTATVMQVEQGQSWMIPYLEYLEKGKLPEDKDEAKKIAARAANY, encoded by the coding sequence ATGTCGAGGTCAGCTGAGAGATGCTTGCCTTTTTTtaagaagttgagaaaagttcTGAACTTTGAATGGATTGAAGACTGTCGAGAggctttcaaagagctcaaaagctACCTTAGCTCGCCTCATGTTCTCAACAGTCCGCTGGAAGGAGAAGAGCTCCTGATTTACTTGTTAGCCTCAGAACAAGCTGTCAGTGCTGTGTTGGTAAGGGTAGAAGGAGGAGAACAGAAGCCAGTgttttacgtcagcaaggtgctcaaaGATGCCGAGATCAGATATCTGAACATTGAAAAGATAGCATACGCTCTGTTATTGGCAGTCAGAAAATTCAGAGTTTACCTAGAAAGCCATCAAGGAGTAGTAATGACAGACCAGCCGCTGAAGAAGATCCTCCACAGATCGAAAACCTCAGGTCGGATGCTTGCTTGGTCCATCGAGATCAGCCCGTACTGTTTGGAATACCGGCCTCACACAGCCATAAAGTCTCAAGCCctcgctgacttcatagcagaatgttcTTTCAGTGAGAAACAAGCAGGACCTGGTGAGACACCCCCGGAAGCACCAGAAGGGGAAAGAGAAAGACAGTCCGCTCGAGAATTCAACTGGAAGTTGTATGTGGACGGGGCATCCAGTGCTGGGGGTAGCGGTGCAGGAATAATGCTAAAAGGACCTGAGGGTTTCAAAGTCTGTTATGCTCTGCGCCTGGAATTCAAAGCCTCTAACAATGTAGCGgaatatgaagccctgataAATGGGATGATAATCGCAATGGAGGTAGGGGTAACTGATCTTGAAATAAATAGCGACTCCCAGCTAGTGATCAATCAGATAACAGGGGCATATCAGGCAAGAGACCAAATAATGCAGAACTACTTGGCGAAGGTAAAAGCCATAGAGGCCGAGCTCGTCGAACAAGGGATTATGGTACGGTACCAGAGGATACCCCGGGAGGACAATGAGGAGGCAGACTTGCTTAGCCAATTGTCTAAAGAGGAGCTGGAACAACTCCCTGACGAGGTATACATACAACATATTAGCACACCTGCTTTTGACAAAACGGCCACTGTAATGCAGGTTGAGCAGGGCCAAAGCTGGATGATCCCATACCTGGAATACCTTgagaagggaaagctccctGAGGACAAGGATGAAGCAAAGAAAATAGCTGCTCGAGCTGCCAACTACTAA